GACTTGAGCGCGGGCCCGCAGCGCTGGGTGCGCTGACGCTTGGATTGTCGCCTCTGTTTGTGCCAATGGCCGTAAGCTTCATGACGGACATCAGCGGGCTCATCGCAATCGTTGCCTGCATTTACTGCTGTTTGCGGGCGATGGAATCGAGCAACACAAGAGCTGTGCTCTCGTGGCTGGTGTTGGCTGAGATCGTCGGTCTGCTCGGTGGAACGACGCGGCAGATCGCATGGGTGACGGTCCTGGCGATGGTGCCGTCCGCCGCATGGATCCTGCGCAGACGGCGTGGCGTGTTGTTGTTGGGAGTGGCGCTTTGGCTGGTGAGCGTTGCGTTCATCGGCGCGTGCATGTGGTGGTTCAAGCACCAGCCGTTCAATGTTCCGGAGCTCCTGATTCAGCACCGGCTTCGCTGGCGGGATGCTCGTGAGCTGGCAGGCACGCTGCTCGCAGCGCTGCTGTGCCTCTGCCTCGTGTTGATGCCTGCGCTTGCCGCGGGATCGGTTGCGCTGAGGCGGATGAAGTGGTGGCAGTTGGCGCTTCTGCTTGCGGGTTCCATCGTCGCCGTTTTAGTCTGCCGCTTTATTACGTACCATCTCACCGAGAAGGGTCTTCTGCCCTGGACCGGAGACATCATAGACAAGCTCGATGTGTTCGATTCTCCGAACGCCTGGCTGCTCGGTGTCGCGCCGACCACGCTTGGCGTAACAGGTAGAGCGATCGGCTCGGCGATCGTACTTTTCACGACGGCCCTTTTTGTTGTCGCGCTCTACAAAACAAGGGGAAGCGTACGCAGTGGTGCCGCGCATCGGCACTCGTGGCGGGACCTGATTACGCTGTTTGCGCCGTTCACGGCCGCGTATCTTGCGCTTCTCATTCCGCGTGGAATCTGGGCCATGGTTATCGACCGGTATTTGCTGCCGTTGATCGTGATTGCACTGATTTTCCTGCTGAGGCTCTACCAGGAGCGTGTCTCATCCACGTTGCCTTGGACCAGCTGGGTTGTTCTGTTCATCCTTGGCGCGTTTACGGTTCTCGGAACACACGACTGGATCGCCAGCCATCGGGCGAGATTGCAGGCGGTTCAACAACTCGAGCGCGCAGGGATACCGCGGTCAAAGATCGAAGCCGGATATGAGTTCGACGGGATGACGCAGATTGACTTGCGCGGCGTGGTGATCGATCCTCGAGTGCACTATCCGCCATCGGTGGACACGCGGCCCTATCGGCCGGCTGGCGTGCCTCCACAATGCAAGGCCCTGTTCAATCCACACACACCTGCTGTGCACCCGGAGCTGTTTCTCGCCTACGAACAGGTTCCGTGCCTTGGGCCGTCGAGGTTCGATGCGGTTTCGTATCGCGGGTGGATGCCGCCGTTCCATCGCGAGATTCTGATTCTGCAGCGCGTCCAGTAACTGCGTCTATTTGCGCTTCCAGCGGACTCCATCCTTTGAGTCCTCGAGGATGATGCCTTTCTCTAGGAGCTCATTGCGGATCGCATCGGCACGCGCAAAATTGCGTTGCCGCTTGGCCTGCGTGCGCTCGTCGACGAGAGCCTGGATCTGCTCCTCTGTCAGGCTTCCGCCGCCGAACTGGGAAATGACCGCAGGGTCCGCTTCACTGAGCCGACCTTCTGCCTCAGCCCATGCCAGCGCCTTGCGGGTGAGTTCTGCGTCGCGGTCTTCGAGCACGGCAAAGATGGCATCGAACTTCGCCATAATCGCGAGCGTAGCCTGCGCGTCGGCAGCCGTGAGCCTGTTCTGATCAGCGGCCGCGTTCACCGCGCGAAGAACATCGAAGATCGCCGCGCGCGCCTCGGCCGTATTCAGATCGTTGGCAAGTGCGGCGAGAAACTTTTCGTCGCCAAGCCGAATAGCGTCGGCGGTTTGCGCGTCGCCGGTAGCGTCGGGCCAGTGGCCATCGCGTATGCGCGCGTGGAACGTCCGCAGGCGTTCAATAGCATTTGTCGATTCACGCAGGCCGTCAAAGGTGAAGTTGAGCTGGTGACGGTACGGCACGCTGAGCAGGAGGAAACGAATCGCCGACGCGCGATAGCCCTTCAGCAGAAGGTCGCGAAGCGTGTAGAAGTTGCCTTCCGACTTCGACATCTTGCGGCCTTCCACGAGGAGAAAGCGCACGTGAAACCAGTGCCGCGCGAAGCACTTGTGTGTCGCAGACTCACTCTGTGCGATCTCATTCTCGTGGTGCGGGAACATGAGGTCTTCGCCACCGGCGTGCAGGTCGAACGAGTCGCCGAGAAACTTCATCGCCATGGCGGAGCACTCGATGTGCCAGCCCGGCCGGCCATCGCCGAGCGACGTCTGCCACGAGGTCTCGCCGGGTTTCGTCGCCTTCCACAGAGCGAAATCGCGCGCCGCGTCCTTGTCGTATTCGTCGACATCAACCCGAGCGCCGTCTTCGATGCCTTCGAAGTCCTTCTTCGAGAGCTTGCCGTACTCCGGAAAACGCGCGATGCGGAAATACCACGAACCGTCCTCAGCGCGATAAGCGATGTCCTCGGCGGCCAGGCGCTCGATGAGCGCGACCATGTCGTCGATGTTTTCAGTAGCGCGGGCAATTCCTTCGGGCCGCTCAACGCCAAGCGCTTCCATGTCCTCGAAGAACGCCTTCTCAAACTTGGCTGTGTACTCGCCAATCGGCATTTGCGCGGCGGCAGCATTGCGGATGATCTTGTCGTCAACATCCGTGACGTTCATGATGTGACGCAGCTTCAGCCCGAACAGGCGCGCGACGCGGCGCAGAACATCCACGTGCACGAACGTGCGAAAGTTGCCGATGTGACCGTAGTCATAGACCGTCGGGCCGCAGCAATAGAAGCGGAATGCATCGCCATCAGCGGCGTAGAGAGGCTCGACCTGTCCGGAGAGAGTGTTGAAAAGTTGAAGGGCCACGCGCAAATCGGGTGCCTCGGGATGCTGCTTGCTGTCTCGCACCCGAAGGCCTCTTTCGATGTAAGTTGCTCTAACGATTCTAGCTGAGCGCGTGCCAGAACGCGTCTCAACCCAGGCGAAGCTGCGGCGTGGGCTCCAGTGTGTCCTCTGCGAACTGCCCGGCGAGCAGCTTGGGCCATGCCGCGGCAGCAATCATCGCGGCGTTGTCGGTGGATAGCGCAATGGAAGGAAACTCCACGGGCAGCGAGATTCGCGCCGCTGCTTCCGTTAGCCGGCGGCGCAACTCGCGGTTCGCGGCGACGCCTCCGCTCACGATCAGCGCACGCGCGCCAAAGTGCTCGGCAGCAGCCATCGTCGTCCGGGTCAGATAGCCCGTCACACTCGACTGGAAACTGGCGATCAAATCAAGTGTTTGCGCATCAAGATGCTCTAGCGCCTTGTTGCGGGCCTGCTCATTGCCTGGCTTGGCAGTGAAGATGCCCGCCGCGCGCAGGTTGCTCTCGCGCTTTGCGATGCGCGGACGCATCTCCTGCAACTCCACATAACGCCGCACAGCAGTCTTTATCCCGCTGAAGGAAAGATCGAACCGCCGGACATCGGTGTGGGGAGAAACGATTTCTCGTGCCAGCTTCACCGCAGTTCGCCCGCTCGATTTCTGCTTGATCTGCGCGAACGAGAACGGGACCGCTGTGGGATCGCCGTGCGCCGACAGCGCATCCATCCACGGGCCGCCTGGATACGGCAGGCCGAGCAGCTTCGCGACCTTGTCATAGGCTTCGCCCGCTGCATCGTCGAGCGTCTTCCCCACATTGCGATACTTCCAGGTTCCATCGTGCGTGCGATCAGCCAGGTACAGGTGCGTGTGTCCGCCGGAGACAACGAGCGCGAGCAGCGGCGCCGCCGCCGACAAGGATTCTTCAGCCTGCATCAGCACGGCGTGAATATGCCCTTCGAGATGGTTCACTCCAATCAGCGGACGATCGGCCGCCAGCGAGACGGCTTTCGCAAACGTTATGCCGACCAGCAGTGCGCCTGCGAGTCCCGGGCCTTCGGTTACTGCAACTGCATCAAGCTGCTCATAACCAACACCCGCGCGGTGCATCGCCTCGCGCACAACGGGAACGATGGCGCGCAGGTGTTCGCGGCTCGCCAGCTCAGGAACCACGCCGCCATAGTCGGCATGCACAAGCTGCGAGGCGACAACATTCGCGAGCGCCTCACGGCCATTGCGCACAACGGCCGCGGAGGTCTCATCGCATGAGCTTTCGATTCCGAGAATCAGACCGTCACGCACCCTTTCCATCGTACAAGCGCCCGCGGCTACGACAGATCGCCGGCGGCGGTGATACGTTGGCTCAGGACGCGCATCCAAAGCACATGGCTCGCCTCAACATCCCGGAGTACCGCGCCGCGCTCGCGATTGCGCAGCGGCTGCGCGAGCTCGGCTATGCGGCGTACTTTGCCGGCGGTTGCGTGCGCGATCTTCTGCTGGATCGAACTCCGCAGGACTTCGATGTCGCGACCTCAGCGACTCCGGAGGTCGTGCAGGCGACGTTCCCGCGAACCGAGTCTGTCGGCGCGCACTTCGGCGTGATCCTGGTCATCGACGAGCTGGACGGGAAGCGCACCGCGACTGAAGTTGCAACCTTCCGCAGCGACGGCGCGTACTCGGATGGCCGGCGCCCCGACGCAGTTCGGTTCTCCACCGATCCTGCGGAAGATGTGCAGCGCCGCGACTTCACGATCAATGGTTTGCTGCTCGATTCGGTGGCGTTTGAGCGCGGCGATTCGCTGGCTGATTGCATCTTCGATGTTGTCGGCGGTCAGGAAGATCTCAGGGCCGGCATCATCCGCGCAATCCGCGAACCATCGTTACGTTTCGCTGAGGACAAGCTGCGCATGCTGCGCGCTGTACGTTTCGCCGCAAGATTGCACTTCACCATCGAACCGCGCACATTCAGCGCGATTCAACAGCAGGCGGATTCGATTCATCAGGTCTCGTGTGAGCGCATCCGCGATGAACTGACGAAGATCCTTACAGAAGGTGCGGCGCGGCGCGGGTTTGAACTACTGGATGAAACTGGCTTGCTGGAGCATGTGTTGCCGGAAGTTACGCGGCTCAAGGGCGTGGAGCAACCGCCGCAGTACCATCCTGAAGGCGATGTCTGGGTGCACACGCTGATGCTGCTCGAGCACCTGCCGGCGGGTGCAAGCTGCACGTTGGCATGGGGCATGCTGCTGCACGATATCGGCAAGCCTGCCACGTTTACTCCGCCCGATCCAGCGCGGCCAGGAGATCGCATCCGCTTCAACGGGCACGTGGATGTCGGCGTCGCCATCGCGCGAAAGATTCTCACGCGAATGCGCTTCTCGAATGAAGAGTGTGCGCAGATCCTTGCGCTCATCAAGCACCATATGCAGTTTGGTGATGTGCAGAAGATGAAGCAGTCCACACTGAAGCGGTTTCTTCGGCTGCCGCGATTTGATGAGCACCTCGCACTGCATTATGCGGACGTGATGAGCTCGCATGGATTGCTCGGGATGTATGACTACGCGAAGGAGAATTATGAGCAGCTTGGTGAGGATGAGATTCGGCCACGCCTACTGCTAACCGGCGAGGATCTGATCGCTGCGGGGTACAGTCCAGGGCCGAAGTTTCGCGAGATGCTGACGACCGCCGAGGATGCACAGCTTGAGCGTTCAGTCAGGACGCGGGAGGAAGCGCTGCAGCTAATTCGCGAACGGTACGGTGTGCCGCAAATCGCAGAGCAGCTGAGATCTTGATGAGTACGGAAACAGGCGGAGAATCTTCTCGGGAAATGGTCGACGTGTTGGTTATTGGCGCGGGCATGGCGGGGCTTGCTGCGGCGCGAGAGCTGGCGGAGCGTGGGCTGCGCACTTTGGTGCTTGAGGCGAGAGATCGCGTTGGCGGTCGCATTTATTCGTTGCAGACGAGCGAAGGCGTTGTGGAACTTGGCGCGGAGTTTGTGCACGGCCGCGACGAGAAGCTCTGGGCACTGATCGACGAGGCTGGAGCGGAGACGGTAGAGCGCGATGGCGCGATGCTGCGCGAGGATGCCGATGGCCAACTCGTCAAAGAGGACGACGCAGCAGCGGGCGAGTCTGACTGGCTGGCTGAGCTTGCTCATCTTCCGGACGACATGAGCTTCGCCGACTGGCTTGCGTCCAGCGATGTGCCGAAGGAGCAACACCGAGCACTGCTCGGATATGTGGAGGGGTTCAACGCGGCAGATGCCAACCGGATCAGTGCGCGCTCGTTGGGTTTACAGCAGAGGGCCGAGGACAGCATTGAGGCCGACCGCGTGTGGCACCTGCGCGGAGGCTATTCGCAGCTCACGACGTATCTCGCGAATCGTGTGCGCTCTGCGGGCGCGCAACTGCAGTTGAACTGTGTTGTCCAATCCGTTCGATGGAGTGCCGGCGAGGTTGTCGTCAAGACGAGCACTGGTGAATATCGCGCACGGCGATGCATTGTGACGCTTCCGCTCGGCGTCCTGCAGATTGCAAACCGTGAAGCTGGTGTTCGCTTCGATCCTGAGCCTCGAGCGATAGCGGAGGCACGGCGGCTTGCGATGGGTTCGGCGGAGCGGTTCACGATGGTCTTTCGGGAGCGCTGGTGGGAACAATCCAAGCGCGTGAATGAAAAGGCGCTCAGCGCGATGAGTTTTCTGTTCACCTATCGGCGTTCGCCGCCGGTGTGGTGGACGCGCCACCCGGAGCCGGAAGCGCTCGCTGCGTTGACAGGATGGGCGGGCGGACCGCGCGCGGCCGAACTCGTCGGCCGCAGTGAAGAGGGGCTTGGAGAACAGGCGTGCCGTGACCTGGCGCAGGTCTTCGAGCTGCCCGAGAAGCTGCTTCGGGATGCTCTCGTCGCGACGCACAGGAACGACTGGCAGCTCGATCCATTTTCGCGCGGAGCCTACACATACATTCCCGTGAACGCGATCGATGGTCCGCTCAGGATGACCGAACCGGAACACGACACACTGTTCTTTGCCGGCGAGCACACCGACACAACCGGCAATTGGGGCACTGTGCATGCGGCTTTGCGCACGGGGCTCCGCGCGGCAGAGCAGGTTTTCAGCTCATTCACATCTTCGCGCTAGACTCATTCTTGCGTCTCTCCGCCGGGCTCCTGAATCCAAAGGCGCAAAGGAGAACACCCGCATGGCGTTTCTTACCGTTGGAAAAGAGAACAGCGCAGACATTCGGCTTTACTACGAGGACCACGGCTCGGGCCGTCCTGTCGTTCTGATTCATGGCTGGCCCCTGAGCGGTGCTTCCTGGGAGCGGCAAGTGGCCGCGCTGCTGGGCGCTGGGCAATATCGCGTCATCACATATGACCGGCGAGGGTTCGGCAGGAGCTCGCAGCCGGCAGAGGGCTACGACTACAACACGTTGGCGAAGGACACGTATGAGCTCCTCGAAAAGCTCGATTTGAAGGACGCGACGATTGTGGGCTTCTCGATGGGCGGTGGTGAGGTCGCGCGTTACATGGGCGACTACAACGAAGGGCGCGTAACCAAAGCTGTCTTCGCCTCATCGATCGCGCCCGCGCTGCGCAAGAGCGGGAGCAATCCCGAGGGCGTCGA
The genomic region above belongs to Acidobacteriaceae bacterium and contains:
- a CDS encoding alpha/beta hydrolase: MAFLTVGKENSADIRLYYEDHGSGRPVVLIHGWPLSGASWERQVAALLGAGQYRVITYDRRGFGRSSQPAEGYDYNTLAKDTYELLEKLDLKDATIVGFSMGGGEVARYMGDYNEGRVTKAVFASSIAPALRKSGSNPEGVDPAIFEDIKRKIEKDRFVLLEWFVENFFNADKLTDRVSKPAIQANFNVAASASYQATLNCVDAWLEDFRDDIKEIKVPTLVIHGDSDRILPIEATGARTAKMIPGAKLHVIKDGPHGCNWTHAAEFNEALLTFLEGK
- a CDS encoding CCA tRNA nucleotidyltransferase; the encoded protein is MARLNIPEYRAALAIAQRLRELGYAAYFAGGCVRDLLLDRTPQDFDVATSATPEVVQATFPRTESVGAHFGVILVIDELDGKRTATEVATFRSDGAYSDGRRPDAVRFSTDPAEDVQRRDFTINGLLLDSVAFERGDSLADCIFDVVGGQEDLRAGIIRAIREPSLRFAEDKLRMLRAVRFAARLHFTIEPRTFSAIQQQADSIHQVSCERIRDELTKILTEGAARRGFELLDETGLLEHVLPEVTRLKGVEQPPQYHPEGDVWVHTLMLLEHLPAGASCTLAWGMLLHDIGKPATFTPPDPARPGDRIRFNGHVDVGVAIARKILTRMRFSNEECAQILALIKHHMQFGDVQKMKQSTLKRFLRLPRFDEHLALHYADVMSSHGLLGMYDYAKENYEQLGEDEIRPRLLLTGEDLIAAGYSPGPKFREMLTTAEDAQLERSVRTREEALQLIRERYGVPQIAEQLRS
- a CDS encoding glycosyltransferase family 39 protein, which translates into the protein MLAAILISRPFVEMGLIDDFSYVKTAFIFAHTGHFVFNGWATAMLGAQIVWAAPFIKLLGDSFFATRVSTVVLATLCVWVTHAVFRRVGLERGPAALGALTLGLSPLFVPMAVSFMTDISGLIAIVACIYCCLRAMESSNTRAVLSWLVLAEIVGLLGGTTRQIAWVTVLAMVPSAAWILRRRRGVLLLGVALWLVSVAFIGACMWWFKHQPFNVPELLIQHRLRWRDARELAGTLLAALLCLCLVLMPALAAGSVALRRMKWWQLALLLAGSIVAVLVCRFITYHLTEKGLLPWTGDIIDKLDVFDSPNAWLLGVAPTTLGVTGRAIGSAIVLFTTALFVVALYKTRGSVRSGAAHRHSWRDLITLFAPFTAAYLALLIPRGIWAMVIDRYLLPLIVIALIFLLRLYQERVSSTLPWTSWVVLFILGAFTVLGTHDWIASHRARLQAVQQLERAGIPRSKIEAGYEFDGMTQIDLRGVVIDPRVHYPPSVDTRPYRPAGVPPQCKALFNPHTPAVHPELFLAYEQVPCLGPSRFDAVSYRGWMPPFHREILILQRVQ
- the cysS gene encoding cysteine--tRNA ligase; translated protein: MALQLFNTLSGQVEPLYAADGDAFRFYCCGPTVYDYGHIGNFRTFVHVDVLRRVARLFGLKLRHIMNVTDVDDKIIRNAAAAQMPIGEYTAKFEKAFFEDMEALGVERPEGIARATENIDDMVALIERLAAEDIAYRAEDGSWYFRIARFPEYGKLSKKDFEGIEDGARVDVDEYDKDAARDFALWKATKPGETSWQTSLGDGRPGWHIECSAMAMKFLGDSFDLHAGGEDLMFPHHENEIAQSESATHKCFARHWFHVRFLLVEGRKMSKSEGNFYTLRDLLLKGYRASAIRFLLLSVPYRHQLNFTFDGLRESTNAIERLRTFHARIRDGHWPDATGDAQTADAIRLGDEKFLAALANDLNTAEARAAIFDVLRAVNAAADQNRLTAADAQATLAIMAKFDAIFAVLEDRDAELTRKALAWAEAEGRLSEADPAVISQFGGGSLTEEQIQALVDERTQAKRQRNFARADAIRNELLEKGIILEDSKDGVRWKRK
- a CDS encoding NAD(P)/FAD-dependent oxidoreductase, with the translated sequence MVDVLVIGAGMAGLAAARELAERGLRTLVLEARDRVGGRIYSLQTSEGVVELGAEFVHGRDEKLWALIDEAGAETVERDGAMLREDADGQLVKEDDAAAGESDWLAELAHLPDDMSFADWLASSDVPKEQHRALLGYVEGFNAADANRISARSLGLQQRAEDSIEADRVWHLRGGYSQLTTYLANRVRSAGAQLQLNCVVQSVRWSAGEVVVKTSTGEYRARRCIVTLPLGVLQIANREAGVRFDPEPRAIAEARRLAMGSAERFTMVFRERWWEQSKRVNEKALSAMSFLFTYRRSPPVWWTRHPEPEALAALTGWAGGPRAAELVGRSEEGLGEQACRDLAQVFELPEKLLRDALVATHRNDWQLDPFSRGAYTYIPVNAIDGPLRMTEPEHDTLFFAGEHTDTTGNWGTVHAALRTGLRAAEQVFSSFTSSR
- the tsaD gene encoding tRNA (adenosine(37)-N6)-threonylcarbamoyltransferase complex transferase subunit TsaD, with the protein product MRDGLILGIESSCDETSAAVVRNGREALANVVASQLVHADYGGVVPELASREHLRAIVPVVREAMHRAGVGYEQLDAVAVTEGPGLAGALLVGITFAKAVSLAADRPLIGVNHLEGHIHAVLMQAEESLSAAAPLLALVVSGGHTHLYLADRTHDGTWKYRNVGKTLDDAAGEAYDKVAKLLGLPYPGGPWMDALSAHGDPTAVPFSFAQIKQKSSGRTAVKLAREIVSPHTDVRRFDLSFSGIKTAVRRYVELQEMRPRIAKRESNLRAAGIFTAKPGNEQARNKALEHLDAQTLDLIASFQSSVTGYLTRTTMAAAEHFGARALIVSGGVAANRELRRRLTEAAARISLPVEFPSIALSTDNAAMIAAAAWPKLLAGQFAEDTLEPTPQLRLG